The following proteins are co-located in the Carassius carassius chromosome 39, fCarCar2.1, whole genome shotgun sequence genome:
- the LOC132121759 gene encoding RPE-retinal G protein-coupled receptor-like — protein sequence MASYTLPEGFSDFDMFAFGSALLVGGLLGFFLNFISIMAFLRIREMQTPNNFFIFNLAVADLSLNINGLVAAYASYLRYWPFGSEGCQIHAFQGMVSILAAISFLAAIAWDRYHQYCTKQKMFWSTSVTISTIIWILAVFWAALPLPAIGWGVFDFEPMKTCCTLDYTQGDRSYITYMLSITVLYLAFPVMVLQSSYHSIYAYFKKTHHFKFNTGLPLKALLFCWGPYVLMCTYACFENVNLISPKLRMVLPVLAKTSPIFHAVLYAFGNEFYRAGVWQFLTGEKSGNKKK from the exons ATGGCTTCGTACACGTTACCGGAGGGATTCAGTGACTTTGACATGTTCGCCTTCGGCTCCGCGCTGCTGGTGGGCG GTCTTCTTGGTTTCTTTCTTAACTTCATCTCGATCATGGCGTTCCTCAGAATCCGGGAGATGCAGACGCCCAATAACTTCTTCATCTTTAACCTGGCTGTGGCCGATCTGAGCCTCAACATTAATGGTTTAGTGGCTGCTTACGCCAGTTACCTGAG ATACTGGCCGTTTGGGTCGGAGGGCTGTCAGATTCATGCTTTTCAGGGAATGGTGTCGATTCTCGCTGCCATCAGTTTTCTGGCTGCCATTGCTTGGGACAGATATCATCAGTACTGTACTA AGCAGAAGATGTTCTGGAGCACATCTGTGACCATCAGCACCATCATCTGGATCCTGGCCGTGTTCTGGGCGGCTCTACCGCTGCCGGCCATTGGCTGGGGCGTCTTTGACTTTGAGCCGATGAAAACATGCTGTACGCTCGACTACACACAAGGAGACCG GAGTTACATCACCTACATGCTGTCCATCACTGTACTGTATTTAGCATTCCCGGTTATGGTTTTGCAGTCCTCCTACCATTCCATCTATGCATATTTCAAAAAGACGCACCACTTTAAG TTTAACACAGGTTTACCTCTGAAAGCACTGCTGTTCTGCTGGGGTCCGTATGTTCTGATGTGCACATACGCCTGCTTCGAGAACGTTAACCTCATTTCACCAAAGCTCAGAATG GTCCTCCCAGTGCTGGCCAAGACGTCTCCGATCTTCCACGCAGTCCTGTACGCGTTCGGGAACGAGTTCTACCGTGCAGGAGTCTGGCAGTTCCTCACCGGAGAGAAATCTGGAAACAAAAAGAAATAG
- the LOC132121760 gene encoding leucine-rich repeat, immunoglobulin-like domain and transmembrane domain-containing protein 1 → MCVLGFWAFALVLCCLPLLCSSCPAQCSCFYHKLSDGSKSRSVLCNDPDLTVIPNNFPSDTSKLRIEKTSISLVSSETFHYLSSLEYLWISFNSLSSLSVDSFRGLNALDELRLDGNILTSFPWECLMDMPNLRLLDLHNNKISSIPAEATIYIKNLTYLDLSSNSLTTVPAEVLTSWFSPKPPQDAENSKMILGLHDNPWQCDCRLFDLVQFQKFPSSSLAFIDTRLRCAEPESLSGVLFSDAELRKCQVPRVHTAVARVRSSIGNNVLLRCGTIGVPIPELSWTRADRKPMNGTVQQEISKEGIIWSILSVPAVSYRDSGKYVCRATNFVGSADAIISLVISDTWQIDEAVAKRSHGKKNGGFGRAAYQEKLIARYVPPATSAAVPIIEPLNGPKATASIQIESYSISDDVSKAKATAAPTASTGTDSGAVELQKDVLSNLEANASSLQQGPERRVVRSVKVIGDTDHTVSLNWRAPTASNTTSFSVLYAVFGERDMRRINVGPGKNRVTIEGLVPKTKYIACVCVKGLVPKKEQCVIFSTDEAASASGTQKLINVVVITVACVIAVPLTLIVCCGALKRRLQKLMGRKSKDIQDSYVTFETLSPGTKTKGLEGEYLTRLNPDESNRLLSARSSVDSEATARTEGQPNEYFC, encoded by the exons ATGTGTGTTTTGGGTTTTTGGGCTTTTGCGCTGGTGCTGTGCTGCCTTCCGTTGCTTTGCAGCTCCTGTCCTGCTCAATGCAGCTGCTTCTACCACAAACTGAGCGATGGATCCAAGTCGAG GAGTGTGCTGTGTAACGACCCCGATCTCACTGTGATCCCAAACAACTTTCCCTCGGACACCTCCAAACTCCGCATCGAGAAAACCTCCATCAGCCTCGTCTCCAGCGAAACCTTTCATTACCTCAGCAGCCTGGAGTACCTCTGGATATCCTTCAACTCACTCTCCTCCCTCAGCGTGGACAGTTTCCGAGGACTTAACGCCTTGGATGAATTACGGCTGGATGGGAATATTCTCACTTCCTTTCCTTGGGAATGTTTGATGGACATGCCAAACCTTCGGCTCCTTGATTTGCACAACAACAAAATCAGCAGCATCCCAGCTGAAGCAACCATTTACATCAAAAACTTGACCTACCTGGATCTGTCCAGCAACAGTCTGACCACCGTTCCAGCCGAGGTTCTTACTTCGTGGTTCTCTCCGAAACCTCCTCAGGATGCAGAGAATTCCAAAATGATATTAG GTCTCCACGACAATCCCTGGCAGTGCGACTGTCGTCTCTTTGATTTGGTGCAGTTCCAGAAGTTTCCTTCTTCCTCCTTGGCGTTCATCGATACACGTCTGCGCTGCGCCGAACCTGAGAGCCTGTCGGGGGTCCTCTTCTCTGATGCTGAGCTCCGCAAGTGTCAGGTTCCCCGCGTGCACACGGCCGTCGCGAGGGTCCGAAGCTCCATCGGAAACAATGTCTTGCTGCGCTGCGGGACCATCGGTGTTCCCATCCCGGAGCTGTCCTGGACCCGTGCCGACCGCAAGCCCATGAACGGCACCG TTCAACAGGAAATCTCTAAAGAGGGCATCATCTGGTCCATTCTCAGCGTCCCTGCTGTTTCATACAGGGATTCAGGGAAATATGTTTGCAGAGCCACTAACTTTGTCGGGAGTGCCGATGCCATTATCTCACTTGTCATTTCCGATACGTGGCAAATCGATGAAGCGGTTGCCAAGAGAAGTCATGGAAAAAAGAATGGTGGGTTTGGCCGAGCGGCGTATCAAGAGAAACTCATCGCCAGATACGTGCCGCCGGCCACATCAGCCGCTGTGCCCATCATTGAGCCGCTCAATGGACCCAAAGCCACAGCATCCATCCAGATCGAAAGCTACAGCATTTCTGATGATGTTTCCAAAGCGAAGGCCACAGCGGCACCTACAGCATCCACAGGAACGGACAGCGGGGCGGTGGAGCTTCAGAAAGATGTCCTGAGTAACCTGGAGGCTAATGCTTCATCTCTGCAGCAGGGTCCGGAGCGCAGAGTGGTTCGGTCGGTCAAAGTGATTGGTGACACTGACCACACGGTCTCACTGAACTGGCGCGCACCCACCGCCTCCAACACCACATCCTTCAGCGTTCTCTACGCCGTTTTTGGGGAGCGGGACATGCGTCGCATTAATGTTGGCCCGGGCAAGAATCGCGTCACGATCGAAGGCCTTGTGCCCAAAACCAAGTACATAGCCTGTGTGTGCGTGAAGGGCCTCGTCCCCAAGaaagagcagtgtgtgattttcTCCACAGACGAGGCGGCCAGTGCCAGCGGCACACAGAAGCTCATTAACGTGGTGGTGATCACGGTCGCCTGCGTGATCGCGGTTCCTCTGACACTCATCGTCTGCTGCGGGGCACTAAAGAGGAGGCTGCAGAAACTGATGGGCAGGAAGTCCAAAGACATTCAAGACTCATACGTGACGTTTGAGACTCTGTCTCCAGGCACCAAAACCAAAGGGCTGGAGGGGGAATATCTCACCAGACTCAACCCAGACGAGTCCAACCGGCTGCTTTCGGCCCGCTCTAGTGTGGACTCCGAGGCTACGGCCAGAACCGAGGGCCAACCCAACGAGTACTTCTGCTGA